A genomic segment from Nicotiana tabacum cultivar K326 chromosome 7, ASM71507v2, whole genome shotgun sequence encodes:
- the LOC107804812 gene encoding uncharacterized protein LOC107804812, with protein sequence MADNFCFFTKDTFIIKPPKKSPLLLRMVVLFFAMICGIYICSICLKQIGSRSSGPVTSVHVVERPCEAANIEPSEKHYLHFPKPKTFSRAECACNPVRFFAILSTQRSGSGWFETLLNSHMNISSNGEIFSVKARKSNASTILETLDKLYNLDFLTSASKNECTAAVGLKWMLNQGLLQHHEEIVEYFKRRGVSAIFLFRRNLLRRMVSILANSYDQNAKMLNGTHKSHVHSPVEAEILASYKPTINTTTLIANLNQVQDMAANALEYFKSTRHIILFYEDIIKNRTILNDVQDFLKVPRMDLHSRQVKIHKGPLSSQVENWSDVEKTLKGTSYESFLHADYKI encoded by the exons ATGGCGGACAATTTCTGTTTCTTCACCAAG GATACTTTCATCATAAAGCCACCAAAGAAATCTCCATTGCTGCTGAGAATGGTGGTCTTATTTTTTGCAATGATATGTGGAATTTATATATGTTCAATTTGTCTGAAACAAATTGGTTCGCGTTCCAGTGGACCGGTCACCAGTGTTCATGTGGTTGAAAGGCCATGTGAGGCGGCAAATATTGAACCGTCAGAAAAACATTATCTGCACTTCCCCAAGCCAAAAACTTTTAGTCG GGCTGAGTGTGCTTGCAATCCTGTAAGGTTTTTCGCAATTTTGTCCACTCAGAGGTCTGGTAGTGGATGGTTTGAAACATTATTGAACAGCCATATGAATATAAGCTCTAATGGGGAGATTTTTTCTGTTAAAGCCCGGAAAAGTAATGCATCAACGATTTTGGAAACATTGGACAAACTCTATAACCTAGACTTTTTGACCAGCGCTTCCAAGAATGAATGCACAGCTGCAGTTGGTCTGAAGTGGATGCTTAATCAG GGTCTATTGCAGCATCATGAGGAAATTGTTGAGTACTTCAAAAGGAGAGGagtttctgcaatttttctcttcAGAAGAAATCTTTTGCGCAGAATGGTTTCGATACTAGCAAATTCCTATGATCAGAATGCTAAGATGTTAAACGGAACCCATAAGTCTCATGTGCATTCTCCTGTGGAG GCTGAGATACTCGCAAGTTACAAGCCTACGATAAACACAACCACGTTGATCGCTAACCTAAACCAAGTACAGGATATGGCTGCTAACGCTTTGGAATACTTTAAGAGCACTCGGCATATAATCTTGTTCTATGAGGACATAATAAAAAATCGGACT ATACTGAATGATGTGCAAGATTTCCTGAAGGTTCCAAGAATGGACCTCCATAGTCGTCAAGTGAAGATACACAAGGGGCCATTGTCTTCCCAAGTTGAAAATTGGAGCGATGTTGAAAAGACGCTCAAGGGAACATCTTATGAAAGCTTCCTACACGCAGATTACAAAATATAA